A section of the Enterococcus montenegrensis genome encodes:
- a CDS encoding flavin reductase family protein has translation MIHFSADKLAPKQNYKFLTGAVAPRPIAWITTKSSENDVVNLAPFSFFTVVSSDLPYVLIATTRKNGQKKDTARNLSQTKEGVIHVVDENILHQMNETAASLKPDESELSLIDMPTVKSRSVATPGLIDPLIRLEVKLQHEIPLKDDQGVIISDLFILKVLDYYFAESVFDLDKEYILNEKLRPVARLAGNNYALFGDILTMVRPQ, from the coding sequence ATGATCCATTTTTCAGCCGATAAATTGGCACCAAAACAAAATTACAAATTTTTAACAGGCGCAGTTGCCCCGCGACCAATTGCTTGGATTACAACCAAAAGTAGTGAAAATGATGTCGTTAATCTGGCGCCATTTAGTTTTTTCACAGTAGTCTCTAGTGACTTACCTTATGTTTTGATTGCAACTACCCGAAAAAATGGCCAAAAAAAAGATACTGCCAGAAACCTGAGTCAGACAAAAGAAGGGGTCATTCATGTCGTAGATGAAAATATTTTACATCAAATGAATGAAACGGCCGCTAGTCTAAAGCCTGATGAAAGTGAACTTTCTTTAATCGATATGCCAACAGTTAAAAGTCGCAGTGTTGCCACTCCTGGACTTATCGACCCATTAATTCGCTTAGAAGTTAAGTTACAACACGAAATCCCTTTAAAAGATGATCAAGGCGTGATAATCTCTGATTTATTTATTTTAAAAGTTTTGGATTATTATTTTGCTGAAAGTGTTTTCGACTTAGATAAAGAATATATTCTCAATGAAAAGTTGCGACCAGTCGCGCGATTAGCTGGGAATAATTACGCTTTGTTTGGAGATATCTTAACCATGGTACGCCCACAATAA
- a CDS encoding ring-cleaving dioxygenase: MDTQIRGLHHVTAMTSSAEKIYRFFTDILGLRLIKKTVNQDDIETYHLYFTDDLGSAGTDMTFFDFPGIPKGTKGTNTISRTSFRVKDDAALTYWTSRFDDHKVEHGEIKERFGKKYMEFEDFDNQRYQLISDQNNQGVAGGTPWKNSNVPSEHALIGLGPAFVTIENFEHMNLVLTNVLGFKETANDEDFHLFEIGEGGNGASIIVEHRDDIPRATEGFGNVHHLALRVADKEALEWWIGRINELEFPNSGFTERFYFASEYFMAAPNVLFELATDGPGFLEDETYETAGEILSLPPFLEPKRQEIEDYVRPFDTSDANTKRA, encoded by the coding sequence ATGGATACACAAATTAGAGGGCTTCACCACGTTACTGCAATGACTTCAAGCGCTGAAAAAATCTATCGCTTTTTTACTGATATCTTAGGACTGCGTCTAATTAAAAAGACAGTAAATCAAGATGATATCGAAACTTATCATCTATATTTCACAGACGACTTAGGTTCTGCCGGAACAGATATGACATTTTTTGACTTTCCAGGTATTCCAAAAGGTACGAAAGGTACAAATACAATTTCTCGTACTTCATTTCGTGTCAAAGATGATGCTGCTTTGACCTACTGGACATCTCGTTTTGATGATCACAAAGTCGAACATGGCGAAATTAAAGAACGCTTTGGTAAGAAGTATATGGAATTTGAAGATTTTGATAATCAACGCTATCAATTGATTTCTGACCAAAATAACCAAGGCGTTGCCGGTGGTACACCTTGGAAAAACAGCAATGTGCCAAGTGAGCATGCGCTAATTGGCTTAGGGCCTGCTTTTGTTACAATTGAAAATTTTGAACACATGAATTTAGTTCTAACAAATGTTTTAGGTTTTAAAGAAACAGCAAATGATGAAGACTTTCATTTATTTGAAATTGGTGAAGGGGGTAACGGTGCCAGCATTATTGTAGAACACCGCGATGATATCCCTCGAGCTACAGAAGGTTTTGGTAATGTGCACCACTTAGCATTACGCGTTGCGGATAAAGAAGCTTTGGAATGGTGGATTGGTCGCATTAATGAGTTGGAATTTCCAAATTCAGGGTTCACAGAACGTTTTTACTTTGCCTCTGAATACTTCATGGCTGCACCAAATGTCTTATTTGAACTTGCAACAGATGGTCCTGGCTTTTTAGAAGACGAAACTTATGAAACCGCCGGCGAAATTTTATCTTTACCACCTTTCTTGGAACCCAAACGACAAGAAATTGAAGATTATGTACGCCCATTTGACACAAGTGATGCCAATACTAAACGTGCGTAA
- a CDS encoding FAD-dependent oxidoreductase: MKKTVVIGASHSGQMVASEIKRFDPDHEVVLIEKEKNVPFIASGINLVLKNKIHDLSDAIAPLVDLDKIGVKSFFGYEVVEINWDKKTIRYTNGKGLQEGDYTNLVLATGSKQYLPRQYMNVKNIYSYKSFSESLDVLKVLENANTIAISGTGYVGVELGEVLTQLNKQVSIIGPTKNLIQEYYDQEISDCIKHKFTNYGTSLFLENQIMDINEENNRLNLQLLEGSVACDVLIMANNSRPNSELYWNGLRISQDKTVEVNQYLQTNQPQVYAIGDLIALPNLLTKNKTRLSLITEARQTARIAALNIVGKKTVMPKQLNISTTQLFGLYFGSVGLTKEKLEQSNIAYKTIRVGNLSSFEKIQISLHVDFKDRIVGVQIVSEKNIQTLLDLLEIVIRSGWKMEELYSNNTSFFPMSPSFTSVLHEAAACYLAQIREE; this comes from the coding sequence ATGAAAAAAACAGTAGTTATCGGTGCCTCCCATAGTGGACAGATGGTAGCAAGTGAAATTAAACGATTTGACCCGGATCATGAGGTTGTTTTAATTGAAAAGGAAAAAAATGTACCCTTTATTGCTAGTGGTATTAACTTAGTTTTAAAAAATAAAATCCACGATTTATCTGACGCAATCGCCCCCTTAGTCGATTTAGATAAAATTGGGGTTAAGTCTTTTTTTGGTTATGAAGTTGTTGAGATTAATTGGGATAAAAAAACTATTCGTTATACTAATGGCAAAGGTTTACAAGAAGGGGACTATACTAATTTAGTTCTTGCGACCGGTTCTAAACAGTACTTGCCGCGACAATACATGAATGTAAAAAATATTTATAGTTATAAATCATTTTCAGAATCTCTAGATGTTTTGAAAGTGTTAGAAAATGCTAATACTATTGCGATTTCAGGGACAGGTTATGTTGGGGTAGAATTAGGGGAAGTATTAACCCAATTGAACAAGCAAGTATCTATCATTGGGCCTACCAAAAACTTGATACAAGAGTATTACGATCAAGAAATAAGTGATTGTATTAAGCATAAATTTACTAATTACGGTACTTCTCTTTTTTTAGAAAATCAAATTATGGATATAAATGAAGAAAATAACAGGCTTAACTTACAACTTTTGGAGGGTTCTGTTGCTTGTGATGTTTTAATAATGGCGAATAATTCAAGGCCTAATAGTGAACTATATTGGAATGGTTTAAGAATTTCGCAAGACAAAACAGTAGAAGTTAATCAGTATCTTCAAACCAATCAACCGCAAGTATATGCTATCGGGGATCTTATTGCATTACCGAATTTACTGACTAAGAATAAGACAAGACTATCGCTAATTACCGAGGCACGACAAACGGCTAGGATTGCAGCGTTAAATATAGTTGGGAAAAAAACTGTTATGCCAAAACAACTTAATATTTCTACAACGCAACTTTTTGGATTATATTTTGGTTCAGTGGGCTTAACGAAAGAAAAACTTGAACAGTCGAATATTGCCTATAAGACGATTAGGGTTGGAAATCTCTCTTCGTTTGAAAAAATACAAATTTCATTGCATGTGGATTTTAAGGATAGAATAGTGGGTGTACAAATAGTAAGTGAAAAAAACATCCAGACGTTACTAGATCTGTTGGAAATTGTTATTAGAAGTGGCTGGAAAATGGAAGAGCTATATAGTAATAACACATCTTTTTTTCCAATGTCGCCAAGTTTTACGTCCGTACTTCATGAAGCTGCAGCCTGCTACTTAGCACAAATACGAGAAGAGTAA